Proteins co-encoded in one bacterium genomic window:
- a CDS encoding short chain dehydrogenase, with product MKIIIVGASGTLGKAVAAELAKRHDIITASPNMGDVKLDMTSHVSVESLFKQVGKFDALVCTAGAGHFGPFAEMKEEHFYTGIKSKMMGQINLVLAGRNFINDNGSFTLTSGILAEDPIRGGAGLSFINGAINSFAIAAAIELPRGIRINSVSPGLVADSAQMSSYFPGHELVPMHRVVSAYVKSVEGAVTGQVVKVY from the coding sequence ATGAAAATCATCATTGTCGGCGCGAGTGGAACACTGGGAAAAGCCGTTGCAGCTGAACTCGCAAAACGCCATGATATCATTACGGCCAGTCCCAACATGGGCGATGTTAAACTTGATATGACATCACATGTATCCGTTGAATCTCTTTTCAAACAAGTCGGGAAGTTTGATGCGTTAGTTTGCACTGCCGGAGCGGGACATTTTGGTCCGTTCGCAGAAATGAAAGAAGAGCATTTTTACACAGGGATCAAGAGTAAGATGATGGGGCAGATCAATCTTGTTTTAGCGGGAAGAAATTTTATCAATGATAACGGCTCATTCACGTTAACGTCCGGTATTCTTGCAGAAGATCCGATTCGGGGCGGCGCAGGTTTGAGCTTCATTAATGGCGCAATCAATTCGTTTGCCATTGCAGCCGCTATCGAATTACCGCGAGGCATACGCATAAATTCTGTTTCGCCCGGTTTGGTCGCAGATTCCGCTCAAATGAGTTCCTATTTTCCCGGTCACGAATTGGTGCCCATGCACAGGGTGGTCAGCGCCTATGTTAAAAGCGTCGAAGGAGCTGTTACGGGTCAGGTCGTCAAAGTTTATTAA
- a CDS encoding DEAD/DEAH box helicase produces MSSFTDYKIDADIQKAITDMGFTQPSEIQAQALPILLDYQGDFVGQAQTGTGKTAAYGIPLIQKIDKNAQGVQAIILSPTRELAVQISEELIKISKYKRLKILAVYGGQNIGVQLRALKHGVHIVVGTPGRVVDHLHRQSLNLGQIQNFILDEADEMLDMGFLEEIEEILSNVGKQRSIWLFSATLSNDIRRIANRFMTDPEEIRVQHKTATIANTEEIYYAVKEYNKFEALCRLIDHAPGMYAIIFCQTRNQTADIAEKLVAKGFKAEALHGDMNQSQREHVMGKFKKKGLTLLVATDVAARGIDINDLTHVINYSLPQESESYIHRIGRTGRAGKTGIAITLITPEEQYKLRRLEGNTRKKITKSRIPGIEEIMESYIDRTIGEFEAAIENPGGFDRYFSRWQPLVKKYTPEEITKGFVTLLSREILEKYEDDKELNAPDNFGQRSGFREKRTFSDNMVELSINVGQRDNLQTGTLIGKICNLAGVDGRQIGKVYIQDNQTQFKVDAEVADAVVRKLTGIKLSGKTVIVEHADVKFRNLKKVMEKKFTGRRDPPGHFDKRKKFSK; encoded by the coding sequence TTGAGTTCGTTCACGGATTATAAAATTGACGCGGATATACAGAAAGCCATAACCGATATGGGTTTTACGCAGCCATCGGAAATTCAGGCACAGGCGTTGCCTATTCTTCTCGATTATCAGGGCGATTTTGTCGGCCAAGCGCAGACCGGTACTGGAAAGACCGCCGCATACGGCATTCCATTGATACAAAAAATTGACAAGAATGCGCAAGGCGTTCAGGCAATCATTTTGTCGCCGACACGAGAGTTAGCGGTGCAAATTTCGGAGGAGTTGATAAAAATATCGAAATATAAACGGCTGAAGATTCTTGCCGTCTATGGCGGACAGAATATCGGCGTTCAGCTGCGTGCCTTGAAGCATGGCGTTCATATTGTTGTCGGAACACCCGGCCGCGTCGTAGATCATCTTCATCGTCAGTCGCTTAATTTAGGTCAGATACAGAATTTTATTTTGGATGAAGCGGACGAGATGCTCGACATGGGATTTCTGGAGGAGATAGAAGAAATATTATCTAATGTCGGCAAACAGAGATCGATTTGGCTTTTTTCAGCAACTTTGAGTAACGATATACGGCGCATCGCTAACCGTTTTATGACCGATCCTGAGGAAATTCGAGTTCAGCATAAAACGGCTACTATTGCCAATACGGAGGAGATTTATTATGCGGTTAAAGAATACAATAAATTTGAAGCCTTGTGCCGTCTGATAGATCATGCGCCGGGTATGTACGCGATTATTTTTTGTCAGACGAGAAATCAGACCGCCGATATTGCTGAAAAACTCGTGGCTAAGGGATTCAAAGCCGAAGCTTTGCACGGCGACATGAATCAGTCGCAGCGCGAGCATGTGATGGGGAAATTCAAGAAAAAAGGCCTCACGCTGTTGGTTGCGACGGATGTGGCTGCGCGCGGAATTGATATTAATGATCTGACCCACGTGATCAATTATTCTTTACCGCAGGAATCTGAAAGTTACATACACCGGATCGGCCGTACGGGCCGCGCGGGAAAAACCGGAATTGCGATTACACTTATCACGCCGGAGGAACAGTATAAATTACGCCGGCTTGAAGGCAATACTCGTAAAAAGATCACCAAATCGCGCATTCCGGGTATTGAGGAAATCATGGAATCCTATATTGACCGAACGATAGGTGAGTTCGAGGCCGCGATAGAAAATCCGGGCGGATTTGACCGTTATTTTTCAAGATGGCAGCCCCTGGTAAAAAAATACACTCCGGAAGAGATCACGAAAGGTTTTGTCACGTTGCTGAGTCGGGAAATTCTGGAAAAATATGAGGACGATAAAGAGTTAAATGCGCCGGATAATTTTGGTCAAAGAAGCGGATTCAGAGAAAAACGAACCTTTTCCGATAATATGGTCGAACTCTCGATCAATGTCGGACAAAGAGACAATCTGCAAACGGGCACGTTGATCGGTAAGATTTGTAATCTCGCAGGCGTGGACGGACGACAGATCGGCAAAGTTTATATTCAGGATAATCAGACGCAATTCAAAGTCGACGCAGAAGTTGCGGACGCAGTGGTTCGTAAACTCACCGGCATTAAATTATCAGGTAAAACCGTTATCGTAGAACATGCCGACGTAAAATTCAGGAATCTGAAAAAAGTGATGGAAAAGAAATTTACGGGCCGACGTGATCCGCCGGGTCATTTTGACAAGAGGAAAAAGTTTTCCAAATAA
- a CDS encoding GMP synthase codes for MHSYQRSLNEENTLDWLPQIAVRIAVLDMNNGARNIGVRNIKRIIEQFRHKVRSAHLQVDFEVSHFHVRDRNEVPDASYDIYISSGGPGSPLNDDGSEFELKFFSLLDQLIDHNATKENKKFVFGICHSFQMMAKKFDIADISKRENRYVGVVPIIKTPEGQKDVLFEGLQEKFYAFDNRDWQVINPSYQRLNQLGASILSFESDGYEIGNAVTAIRYTPEIETVQFHPEAEKHGILMRFSDPSEKQHIVELLGEAKFDELIQSVNNPNKLTKTYKTVLPGFLWRSYNQLMRYYEMPQLEKFNDTASQTPLSFSDFHN; via the coding sequence TTGCATAGTTATCAACGAAGCCTAAACGAAGAGAACACGCTGGATTGGCTGCCTCAGATAGCCGTACGTATCGCGGTTCTTGACATGAATAACGGCGCGCGAAATATCGGCGTACGAAACATAAAGCGGATCATTGAGCAGTTCCGCCACAAAGTACGTTCGGCGCACTTGCAGGTGGATTTTGAGGTCAGCCATTTTCACGTGCGGGACCGCAACGAGGTTCCGGATGCTTCCTATGATATCTACATTTCAAGCGGTGGGCCGGGAAGTCCGTTGAACGATGACGGCTCGGAATTTGAGTTGAAATTTTTTAGTTTGCTGGACCAATTGATCGACCATAATGCAACCAAAGAGAATAAGAAATTCGTATTTGGGATTTGCCATTCATTTCAGATGATGGCGAAGAAATTTGACATTGCAGACATTAGTAAACGTGAAAACAGGTATGTGGGCGTTGTGCCGATCATTAAAACGCCGGAAGGACAGAAGGATGTTCTGTTCGAAGGCCTGCAGGAAAAATTTTATGCGTTTGACAACCGGGACTGGCAGGTGATCAATCCCTCTTATCAGAGGCTGAATCAACTCGGAGCATCGATTTTATCGTTTGAATCCGACGGCTATGAAATCGGAAACGCAGTTACTGCGATACGATATACACCGGAGATTGAAACGGTGCAATTTCATCCAGAAGCTGAAAAACACGGTATACTGATGCGGTTTTCCGATCCAAGCGAGAAACAACACATCGTGGAATTACTGGGTGAAGCGAAGTTTGATGAGTTGATTCAATCGGTCAACAATCCGAATAAACTTACGAAAACGTACAAGACGGTTTTGCCTGGATTTTTATGGCGCTCATACAATCAACTCATGCGTTATTACGAAATGCCCCAATTGGAAAAATTCAACGACACAGCATCTCAAACGCCGCTCAGTTTTTCCGATTTTCATAATTAG
- a CDS encoding nuclear transport factor 2 family protein, producing the protein MKIIHQFIERMNAHDVDGLCALMTNDHTFVDSIGSTIHGRGEMHRAWTGYFRLFPDYKIVSEDLLQTGNTIAVFGRASATYSPSGHMYKDHHWEVPAAWKAVIKDNLIAEWHVYADNYKTVRMIKGV; encoded by the coding sequence ATGAAAATTATTCACCAATTTATTGAACGCATGAATGCGCACGATGTGGATGGTCTATGCGCGCTCATGACAAACGACCATACCTTTGTTGATTCCATCGGAAGCACAATTCACGGGCGCGGGGAAATGCACCGTGCATGGACGGGTTATTTCAGGCTCTTTCCTGATTACAAGATCGTGTCGGAAGATCTGCTTCAAACCGGTAATACCATCGCAGTTTTCGGCAGGGCAAGCGCTACGTATTCGCCGAGCGGGCACATGTACAAGGACCATCATTGGGAAGTTCCTGCTGCGTGGAAAGCAGTAATTAAGGATAATCTTATCGCAGAATGGCATGTCTATGCGGATAATTACAAAACGGTTAGAATGATCAAGGGAGTTTGA
- a CDS encoding M50 family metallopeptidase — protein sequence MDEELKPESEVDAKPSGMSFLRSNGLIIGLLLISLFLNVVPGLRLILLPFEFFTTFIHEGSHAIASLIMGEQVHRIVLNPDTSGYMQHTVSGGMFAQGFIGSAGYIGAALFGGALIVFSSFEKISKIVLGLLGLIFLSAIILYIRDLFTLAVCGFLSASLLLIAWKGGRFLNFFAINFLAVQCSLNSFGDVITLLQLSMGAPKSQYSAGLSDAEALAKVFFLPAMFWSVLWIVIAVVILYKAVRISGRIRMKNEPVRQ from the coding sequence ATGGACGAAGAGTTAAAACCCGAATCGGAAGTTGATGCCAAACCGTCCGGGATGAGTTTCTTACGAAGTAACGGGCTGATCATCGGATTATTGCTCATATCGCTCTTTCTGAATGTGGTGCCGGGCCTTCGTTTGATACTTCTGCCCTTCGAGTTTTTTACGACGTTCATTCATGAAGGCAGTCACGCGATCGCCAGCCTGATCATGGGCGAACAAGTTCACCGTATCGTACTTAACCCCGATACGAGCGGTTACATGCAGCACACGGTCTCGGGCGGGATGTTTGCGCAGGGATTTATCGGAAGCGCCGGATATATTGGCGCGGCGTTATTCGGCGGTGCGTTGATCGTGTTCAGTTCTTTCGAAAAAATATCGAAGATCGTATTAGGTTTGCTTGGTTTAATCTTCTTGTCGGCGATCATTTTGTATATTCGTGACTTATTTACTCTGGCGGTATGCGGTTTTTTGTCGGCGTCACTTCTTCTCATTGCATGGAAGGGCGGGCGCTTTTTAAATTTTTTCGCAATCAATTTTCTCGCGGTACAATGTTCATTAAATTCATTCGGAGACGTGATCACGCTGTTGCAGCTTTCAATGGGCGCTCCGAAAAGCCAATACAGCGCAGGCCTCTCCGATGCGGAAGCTTTGGCAAAGGTTTTTTTTCTGCCGGCGATGTTTTGGTCTGTATTATGGATCGTGATCGCGGTCGTTATCTTATACAAAGCTGTAAGGATCAGCGGACGAATACGAATGAAAAACGAACCGGTAAGACAATAG
- a CDS encoding helix-turn-helix transcriptional regulator, with translation MKEKKFFCPITATLNVIGGRWKVLILYNLRDQTVRFGELKRMMPGITQKMLTQQLRELEQDGIIHRKVYPEVPPKVEYSLTEFGETLKPVMDVMCRWGSSHRKHIEIVMKNQMNKETKAA, from the coding sequence ATGAAAGAAAAAAAGTTCTTTTGCCCGATCACTGCAACGCTCAATGTTATCGGCGGGCGCTGGAAAGTTCTGATACTGTATAATTTGCGGGACCAAACCGTTCGGTTCGGCGAATTAAAACGTATGATGCCCGGCATCACGCAGAAAATGCTGACCCAGCAATTACGCGAACTCGAACAGGACGGGATCATTCACCGGAAAGTGTATCCGGAAGTTCCCCCGAAAGTGGAATATTCACTGACGGAATTTGGCGAGACACTGAAACCTGTAATGGATGTGATGTGCCGATGGGGCTCTTCTCACCGTAAACATATCGAAATAGTGATGAAAAATCAGATGAACAAGGAAACAAAAGCGGCGTAG
- a CDS encoding DNA-binding protein, producing the protein MKIGVLGSGQVAQVLADGFIRHGHDVMLGSREPSKLKDWQARAGNQGSTGSFDATAKFGELIVLAVKGSAAEGVLKSAGLDNLKDKTVVDVTNPISDEPPVNGVLKFFTGPNDSLMERLQKFAPNAHLVKAFSCVGNSLMVNPRMAEGTPTMFICGNNDEAKKRVTAVLHQFGWEWADMGKAEAARAIEPLCMLWCIPGFVNNSWMHAFKLLKK; encoded by the coding sequence ATGAAAATAGGTGTTTTAGGATCAGGACAGGTTGCGCAAGTACTTGCCGACGGATTTATCAGGCACGGCCACGATGTCATGCTGGGATCACGAGAACCCTCTAAACTTAAAGACTGGCAGGCAAGGGCTGGAAATCAAGGATCGACAGGTTCGTTCGATGCAACTGCAAAATTTGGCGAACTGATCGTATTGGCGGTAAAAGGATCTGCGGCTGAAGGCGTTCTTAAAAGCGCAGGACTGGATAATCTAAAAGATAAGACGGTTGTCGACGTTACCAATCCGATATCGGATGAACCTCCGGTTAACGGCGTACTAAAATTTTTCACAGGCCCGAACGACTCTCTCATGGAAAGACTTCAGAAATTCGCACCGAATGCACATTTAGTAAAGGCATTCAGTTGTGTAGGCAACTCATTAATGGTTAATCCAAGAATGGCCGAGGGTACGCCAACCATGTTCATATGCGGAAACAATGATGAAGCAAAAAAGAGAGTGACTGCCGTTTTACATCAGTTCGGCTGGGAATGGGCGGATATGGGCAAAGCGGAAGCCGCAAGAGCGATTGAACCTTTATGTATGTTATGGTGCATTCCGGGTTTTGTCAATAATTCATGGATGCACGCTTTTAAATTATTGAAGAAGTAA
- a CDS encoding histidine triad nucleotide-binding protein yields MSDCIFCKIVKKEIPSQFIYEDEDGVAFKDLHPKAPTHILLIPKKHIEKLSDMKAEDSTLGGKLLLAVSKIAEIEGIKENGFRVVVNNGKYAGQEVFHLHFHILGGKPMSWNPA; encoded by the coding sequence ATGTCTGATTGTATCTTTTGTAAAATAGTAAAAAAAGAAATTCCCTCTCAGTTTATTTATGAGGACGAAGACGGGGTCGCTTTTAAGGATCTTCATCCAAAAGCGCCGACCCATATTCTTCTTATTCCGAAAAAGCATATTGAAAAATTATCGGATATGAAAGCGGAGGACAGTACACTTGGCGGAAAATTATTACTGGCCGTTTCAAAAATAGCAGAGATAGAAGGAATAAAGGAAAACGGTTTCCGCGTAGTGGTCAATAACGGCAAATACGCCGGCCAGGAAGTGTTTCATCTTCACTTTCATATTCTAGGCGGAAAACCGATGAGTTGGAATCCGGCATAG
- the lipA gene encoding lipoyl synthase, which produces MKRNYPMTPVQVDFIKKRTEENAEKEGIKRPEWLKVKIPLGDKFSEVKSLVGNQKLHTVCEEARCPNISECWNRGTATFMILGDVCTRSCGFCAVKTGKPTWLDMDEPRRVADSVRLMNLRHTVITSVNRDELPDGGSLIFANTILEIRKALPSCRVEVLIPDFKGSEENLLNVVRANPDILNHNTETVPRLYRVVRPQANYNQSLEVLDRAKKLGMITKSGLMVGLGETNEEVLDVMRDMRNVDLDILTIGQYLQPTKEHIPVDRFVHPDEFKMYHEEGIAMGFRVVESGPLVRSSYHADEQTDGVEKYLKNKKAAYVS; this is translated from the coding sequence ATGAAAAGAAATTACCCGATGACCCCCGTTCAGGTCGATTTCATCAAAAAGAGAACCGAAGAGAACGCCGAGAAAGAAGGGATCAAACGTCCGGAATGGCTGAAGGTTAAAATTCCATTAGGCGATAAATTCTCCGAAGTCAAAAGTCTTGTGGGTAATCAGAAACTGCACACCGTTTGCGAAGAAGCGCGTTGTCCGAATATTTCTGAGTGTTGGAATCGAGGGACGGCTACGTTCATGATTCTCGGCGATGTCTGTACGCGCAGCTGCGGATTTTGCGCGGTTAAGACGGGTAAACCAACATGGTTGGACATGGACGAGCCCCGACGCGTAGCCGATTCCGTGCGCCTGATGAACCTGCGTCATACCGTGATCACATCGGTTAATCGTGACGAACTGCCTGACGGCGGATCGTTGATATTTGCAAACACGATTTTGGAAATTCGTAAGGCTCTGCCTTCGTGCCGGGTGGAAGTGCTGATTCCAGACTTTAAGGGCAGCGAAGAAAATTTATTAAATGTGGTTCGCGCGAATCCCGATATTCTCAATCATAATACGGAGACCGTTCCACGGCTCTACCGGGTTGTTCGCCCGCAGGCTAATTATAATCAAAGTCTCGAAGTGTTGGATCGCGCAAAAAAATTAGGCATGATCACTAAAAGCGGATTGATGGTTGGGTTGGGAGAGACGAATGAAGAGGTTCTGGACGTGATGAGAGATATGCGGAATGTGGATCTGGATATCCTCACGATCGGCCAATATTTGCAGCCGACGAAAGAGCACATACCGGTTGACCGGTTTGTACATCCGGATGAGTTCAAGATGTATCACGAAGAAGGTATTGCTATGGGCTTCCGTGTCGTGGAATCGGGACCATTGGTAAGAAGCTCATATCACGCGGACGAACAAACGGACGGCGTGGAAAAATATTTAAAAAACAAAAAAGCTGCATACGTAAGCTAG
- a CDS encoding DUF2147 domain-containing protein — translation MRMKKFFFSIVALMLIISAKGFASNPDDIIGKWMYLNEKGEQVNIEVYKEGDRYFGKIVWLQVPNYTAEFLEDEGHPEKDFPNVKLGAAKIDYKNPDAARRNDPIIGLIILKGVKYDADDDEWNDGFVYKADEGKTYTCFVKLENADKLKLKGYILGMPWLGKTRYWTRMK, via the coding sequence ATGCGTATGAAAAAGTTCTTTTTTTCAATCGTTGCGCTGATGCTGATCATTTCCGCAAAGGGCTTTGCATCCAATCCGGATGACATCATCGGCAAGTGGATGTATTTAAATGAAAAAGGCGAACAGGTTAATATTGAGGTGTATAAGGAAGGAGATCGTTATTTTGGAAAGATCGTGTGGCTGCAGGTTCCGAATTACACGGCCGAATTTCTTGAAGATGAAGGGCATCCTGAAAAAGATTTCCCAAACGTTAAATTGGGCGCCGCGAAAATCGATTATAAAAACCCTGATGCCGCCAGACGCAACGATCCGATCATCGGCTTGATTATTTTAAAAGGCGTAAAATACGATGCCGACGATGACGAATGGAATGACGGATTTGTTTATAAAGCCGATGAAGGAAAGACGTATACCTGTTTTGTGAAATTAGAAAATGCGGACAAACTTAAACTAAAAGGATACATTCTTGGAATGCCGTGGCTCGGTAAAACACGGTACTGGACACGGATGAAATAA
- a CDS encoding ABC transporter ATP-binding protein, which translates to MGLLLSYLKQYWQLVALALFLAAVNQIFSLLDPWIFRLVIDDYATRYQDYTQEEFFKGVGMLLGAAVGVAFVSRVAKNFQDYYINTITQKLGAQIYSDGLKHSLELPYSVFEDQRSGETLGKLQKVRTDVERLISACINILFTTLVGIIFVTAYAISVHWIIAPIYFATVPLIGILSSTLSKKIKTIQKIIVAETTALAGSTTESLRNIELVKSLGLAQQEISRLNITTQKILKLELKKVRYIRSLSFIQGTAVNFLRTTILFVMLYLIFAKAITFGEFFSLFIYSFFIFGPLQELGNVINIYREAEVSLKNFADILNSPKEIKPMNPKKIKDISSLAFEKVAFKHQSAVTNALNGISFTVKTGETIAFVGPSGAGKTSLIKLLVGLYRPLSGKILYNDISGEDIDLDQLREQIGFVTQDTQLFSGTIRENLLFVNPKATDADCMNVLNKSACQSLLARADKGLDTLIGEGGVKVSGGEKQRLSIARALLRKPHLLVFDEATSSLDSLTEEEISDTIRDVSESKNHITILIAHRLSTVMHADNIFVLEKGVVVEQGRHNELLEQKGLYYAMWRQQIGERKNDIQTKVLMNTIATGSN; encoded by the coding sequence ATGGGATTACTTCTTTCCTATTTAAAGCAATACTGGCAATTGGTTGCGCTGGCGCTTTTTCTGGCGGCAGTAAATCAGATATTCTCCCTGTTAGATCCATGGATATTCCGCCTCGTGATTGATGATTATGCAACGCGCTACCAGGATTACACGCAGGAAGAGTTTTTTAAAGGCGTCGGAATGCTGCTTGGTGCAGCGGTTGGTGTGGCGTTTGTATCGCGCGTCGCGAAAAACTTTCAGGACTATTATATCAACACGATCACACAAAAATTGGGCGCACAAATTTATTCCGACGGCCTTAAACATTCGCTGGAACTGCCGTACAGCGTTTTCGAAGATCAACGCAGCGGTGAAACGCTTGGTAAACTGCAGAAAGTTCGCACCGACGTTGAGCGGCTCATTTCCGCGTGTATCAACATACTTTTCACAACGCTCGTTGGGATCATCTTCGTTACGGCCTATGCTATTAGCGTACATTGGATCATTGCGCCGATTTATTTTGCCACTGTGCCGTTGATCGGGATATTAAGTTCGACCCTAAGTAAAAAGATCAAAACTATTCAGAAAATCATAGTTGCAGAAACGACCGCCTTGGCTGGTTCTACAACGGAGTCCCTCCGAAATATCGAATTGGTCAAGAGCCTTGGCCTTGCGCAGCAGGAAATATCCCGGCTCAATATCACTACTCAAAAAATTCTGAAACTTGAACTAAAAAAAGTGCGCTACATTCGCAGTCTCAGCTTTATACAGGGCACGGCGGTGAATTTCCTGAGAACGACTATTTTGTTCGTCATGCTTTACTTAATTTTTGCTAAAGCAATTACGTTCGGAGAATTTTTTTCTTTGTTTATATATTCGTTTTTTATTTTCGGCCCTCTGCAGGAATTGGGCAACGTGATCAATATTTATCGTGAAGCCGAAGTGTCGTTGAAAAATTTCGCGGATATCCTGAATTCCCCGAAAGAAATCAAGCCGATGAATCCCAAAAAGATCAAAGATATTTCCTCATTAGCATTTGAAAAAGTGGCGTTTAAACATCAGTCAGCGGTCACGAATGCGCTGAATGGCATTTCTTTCACCGTAAAGACCGGAGAGACCATTGCTTTCGTCGGACCGTCGGGCGCAGGTAAGACGTCACTGATTAAACTACTCGTCGGGTTGTATCGTCCATTGTCCGGGAAAATATTGTATAATGACATCTCCGGTGAGGACATTGATCTTGATCAGTTGCGCGAACAGATCGGTTTTGTAACTCAGGATACACAGCTTTTCTCCGGAACGATCCGTGAAAATCTATTGTTTGTCAATCCCAAAGCGACCGACGCAGACTGTATGAACGTCTTAAATAAATCCGCTTGCCAGAGTTTGCTTGCCCGGGCGGACAAGGGGCTCGACACGTTGATCGGCGAGGGCGGCGTAAAAGTTTCCGGCGGTGAAAAACAGCGCCTGTCAATTGCACGCGCGTTATTACGGAAACCTCACCTACTGGTTTTTGACGAGGCTACATCCAGTCTGGATTCGCTGACCGAAGAAGAGATCAGTGATACGATTCGCGATGTGTCGGAATCAAAAAATCATATCACCATCCTGATAGCGCATCGCCTCTCGACAGTGATGCACGCCGACAATATTTTTGTTCTCGAAAAAGGCGTGGTCGTCGAGCAGGGCAGGCACAACGAACTGCTGGAGCAAAAAGGACTTTACTACGCCATGTGGCGTCAGCAAATCGGTGAAAGGAAAAACGATATTCAAACGAAAGTCTTAATGAATACCATAGCGACAGGAAGTAACTAA